The Streptomyces sp. NBC_00454 DNA segment TCGACTGGCAGCCCTCGGTGCTCCACCCGCAGCTCCAGAAGGACGAGCGGCTGCGCGCGGGCACCCCGGCGAGCCCGCCCGTCCAGGCCGTCGACCGCAACGGCAAGGAGCTGACGGCCGAGAAACACCCCTCGCTGCGCAAGGTCCTGGACGACCTGCGCCAGAAGTACGGGGCCAAGCTGGGCGGCACGGGCGGCGCCGAGCTGTGGATCCAGCCGGCGGCCGCGGACGCCCCCCGGCGCTCGCTGCTGACGCTGGCCGAGGGCACCCCGGGGCGGATCGAGACCGTCCTGGACGCCGATGTGCAGGCGGCGGCCGAGAAGGCGGTCCTGAAGTTCCCGCAGGCCTCGGTGGTCGCGGTCCAGCCCAGCACCGGGAACATCCTGGCCATCGCCGACCACCGGTCGGACGGCTTCTCCGCCTCCATCAGCGGCGGCCGGGCACCCGGCTCCACGATGAAGATCGTGACCGCCGCGATGCTGCTGGACCGGGGTCTGGTCTCGGCGGACAAGGTCGCCGAATGCCCGGCGGAGGTGTCGTGGGAGGGCCGGACCTTCAAGAACCTGGGCGGTTTCAAGCTCGACAACGAGACCTTCGCGACGAGCTTCGCCCAGTCCTGCAACACCGCCTTCATCAAGCAGATCAAGCCGGTCAACGACATCGGCGCGCTCCCGAAGGAGGCCCGGGAGGTCTTCGGCATCGGCGTCGAATGGAAGGTCGGGGTGGCGACCGTGGACGGCAAGGTCCCGGATGCCACCGGCCCGGCGGCGGCCGCCGCGTACATCGGCCAGGGCCAGATCCAGATGAACCCGCTGACCATGGCCTCGATCACGGCGACCGCCCGGACCGGGGTGTTCCGTCAGCCGGTCGTCGTCAAGGCCTCCATGGACGACCGCGAGCTCGCCAGGGCCTCCCGGCCGATGAAGCCGTCGGTGACGGCGCAGCTGGTGCGGATGATGAAGCTGACGGCGACCAGTGGTACGGCCCGGGGCGCGATGTCCGCGGTCGGCGGCTCGGACAAGGGAGCGAAGACCGGCTCGGCGGAGGTCGACGGCGCACAGAACCCGGACAGCTGGTTCACCGGGTTCAGCGGTGACGTAGCGGCCGCCGCGATGGTCGAGGGCGGCGGCCACGGCGGCGACGCGGCCGGCCCGATCGTGGCGACGGTCCTGAACGCGGGCTGACGCGATCCGGCCGCGGGCTGGCCGCGTGCCGGCGCCCCGGTCAGCGCTCCCGTACGTCGGCCACTACGGCCCCCGCGTGCGCGATCAGCTCGCGCGGGGCCATCGGGAACACCGTGTGCGGGGTCCCGGCCGCCGCCCACACCTCCTGGTGGGCCAGCAGGGCCCGGTCGGCCAGGACCCGGGTGCGGGTGCGGTGCCCGAAGGGCGGTACGCCGCCGATGGCGTACCCGGTGGTCTCCCGGACCAGCGCCGCGTCGGCCCTGGTCACCGCGGTCGCGCCGAGCTCTTTTCGGACCGCCTCCACGTCCACCCGCGAGGCCCCGTCCATGAGCACCAGCACGGGGACCCCGTCCGCCGCGAAGATCAGCGATTTCACGATCTGGCTGAGCTCGCAGCCGATAGCGGCCGCCGCGTCGGCCGCGGTCCGGGTGCCGTCGGGGAAGGTGCGTACGTCCGGCTCCAGACCCAGCTCGGCGAGGGCTTCGGCGAAACGCGGATGCATGGTCGTGGTCATGCGGGCACGCTAGCGCGGCGCCCGGGGCCGGGCGAGGCATTTGCGGCGTTACAGCGCCGAGCGCAGGGCTCGCACCAGGGCCTGGGCGCGCGGGTCGGCGGTGACCGACTTGGCGTGGGCGTTGGTGACGTAGCCGAAGCCGATGCCCGACTCCGGGTCCGCGAAGGCGAGCGAGCCGCCGCGCCCGGGGTGCCCGAAGGAGGTCGGGGACAGCAGGGGTGAGGCGGGACCGTGCAGCATGTAGCCGGGTCCGAAGCGCGTGTTGACCACCAGCACCCGGTCCGGGCCGGAGGAGAACTCCTTGCCCGCGAGCGCGGTGGTGGCCGGGGTGAAGATCCGCGCGCCGTCCTCGACCACCCCGATGGTGGCGGCGTAGAAGCGGGCCAGTGCGCGCGCCGTGCCGATGCCGGCCGAGGCCGGCAGTTCGGCCGCGCGGTAGGCGGGGTCGTTCTCGTCGGGCAGCGGGTGGATGGCCGCGAAGGCGCGGCGGGTGAGGGAGTCCGGATCGGCGTAGGCCTCGGAAACGTTTCGCCTCGGCCGGGTCTTGAAGGTACCGGCACCCTCCGGCGGATCGACGGGCGCCACCCGGCCCACCCGGTGGGCCTCGGCCTCCGGCAGGCCGATCCAGAAGTCCAGGCCCAGCGGCTCGGCTATCTCCTCGGCCAGGATGCCCGCCAGCGAACGGCCGGTCGCCCGCAGCACGAGCTCGTTCAGCAGCCAGCTGAAGGTCTGCGCGTGGTAGCCGTGCTCGGTGCCGGGCTCCCAGAAGGCGTGCTGGGCCGCGACCGCGCGCGGTCCCGAGACCCCGTCGGCGGCCTCGGCCACGGTCAGTCCGCGGTCCAGGGCCGGGACTCCCGCACGGTGCGCGAGCAGGTCCCGGACCCGGGTGCGCTCCTTGCCGCCGGCCTTGAACTCCGGCCAGTACGAGCCCACCGGCGCGTCCAGGTCGAGCAGTCCGCGCTGCTGGAGCAGCAGCGGTACGGCGGCGGCCACGCCCTTGGTCGCGGAGCGGACGATCTGCACGGTGTCCTCGGCCCACGGCTCCGTGCCGTTCGCGTCCTTGGTACCGCCCCACAGGTCCACGACCTTGCGCCCGTCCCGGTACACGGACACGGCCGCGCCCCGGTCCCCGAGCACCTGGAAGTTGCGTACGAACGCGTCTCTGACGGGCTCGAAGCCCTCCGCCACCACACCCTGGATGTCCACGGCCGGTCCAACAACCCCGGACCGGCGCTTATGCCACGACTGTGCTGCTCAGTTGACCGACACTGACCGGGGGTCGAAGCCGAAGGGCAGCTCCAGCCGGTGCGCGCGCATCAGCTCCTCGTCGCACAGGAGGTCCTGCGTCCGGCCGTCCGCCACGAGGGTGCCGTCACTGAGGACCACCGCGCGCGGGCAGAGCTCCAGCGCGTACGGCAGGTCGTGCGTCACCATCAGCACCGTGACGTCGAGGGAGCGCAGGATGTCCGCGAGTTCCCGCCGGGAGGCCGGGTCCAGGTTGGAGGACGGCTCGTCCAGGACCAGGATCTCGGGCCGCATGGCCAGTACGGTCGCCACCGCGACCCGGCGGCGCTGCCCGAAGGACAGGTGGTGCGGGGGCCGGTCCGCGAAGTCGGTCATGCCGACCAGGTCCAGGGCCTCGCGCACCCGCTCCTGGAGCTCGGCGCCGCGCATCCCGGCGGAGGCCGGGCCGAAGGCCACGTCCTCGCGGACGGTCGGCATGAAGAGCTGGTCGTCGGGGTCCTGGAAGACGATTCCGACCCGGCGGCGGATCTCCGCGAGGTTGCGCTTCTCCACGGGCAGCCCCGCCACGGACACGGTGCCGACGCCGCCGGTCAGGATCCCGTTGAGGTGCAGGACCAGCGTGGTCTTGCCGGCGCCGTTCGGGCCGAGCAGGGCCACGCGCTCGCCGCGGCCGACCGTCAGATCGACCCCGAAGAGGGCCTGGTGGCCGTCGGGGTAGGCGTAGGCGAGGCCGGAGACTTCCAGCGAGGGTGCGTTCACAGGGTCCATCCCATCAGACAGACGGCGAGCGCCGTCACCGGGAGCACGGCCGCGTACGCCCACTGGGCGCGGGTGGCGGCCGCTTCGTCGATCACGGGCATGGACCCGGCGTAGCCGCGGCTGACCATCGCGAGGTAGACCCGCTCGCCGCGCTCGTAGGAGCGGATGAACAGGGCTCCGGCCGTCTTGGCCAGGACCCCCCAGTGCCGGATCCCGCTCGCCTCGAAGCCGCGGGAGCGCCGTGCGATGGACATCCGGCGCAGCTCGTCGGTGATCACGTCGCCGTACCGGATCATGAAGGAGGCGATCTGGACGAGGAGCGGCGGCAGCTTGAGTCGCTGGAGGCCCAGCAGCAGGGCCCGCAGTTCGGTGGTGGAGGCCAGGAGCACGGAGGCGGCCACGCCGAGGGTGCCCTTGGCCAGGACGTTCCAGGCGCCCCAGAGGCCGGAGACGCTGAGGGACATGCCGAGGACCTCCACCCGCTCGCCCTGGGCCACGAAGGGCATCAGGACGGCGAAGGCGACGAAGGGCACCTCGATCAGGAGCCGGCGCAGCAGGAAGGCGGCCGGGATCCGGGCGACGGCCGCCACTGCCGCGATGAGGACGGCGTACAGCCCGAAGGCCCACACCGCCTCGCGCGGGGTGGAGACGACGACCACCACGAAGGCGAAGGTCGCGGCCAGCTTGCAGTGCGGCGGCAGGTCGTGGACCGGCGAGTGCCCGTGCCGGTAGAGCCGGTGGGCGTGGCCCGCGCCCACCTCAGGCGACCGGTGCGGCGGTGGAGGCGGCCGTCAGGTCGGCGCCGCGGCGGCGCCGCACGGTCCAGAAGATCCCGGTGCCGACGAGGACGGTCGCGCCGACGCCGATGACCCCGGCGAGGCCACCGGAGAGGCGGGCGTCGGAGACGTCCTTGACGCTGTAGTCGGCGAGCGGGGAGTCGGCGGAGGCGTGTTCGGTGACGTTCTGGTCGATGCCCTTGTCGGCGGCGACCTTCTCCAGTCCGTCGGGGCTGGAGGAGGCGTAGAAGGAGACGAAGCCGGCCAGGACGAGGGCGGTGACCAGGCCGGTGATCCACACGGGCTTCGTGGAGCGGGCTGCGAGGCCGACCGGGGCGGCCGGCGCGGCGGCGGCCGGGGCGTCGACCAGTTCGCCGCCGATGCGCAGCTTCAGCGGGGCGGACAGCCCGCGGGCTCCGTGGACCAGGTCGGGGCGTACGGCGATCACGGCGCCGACGGTGGCTGCGGTGATGACGGCCTCGCCGATGCCGATGAGGACGTGGACGCCGACCATGGCGCCGAAGACCTTGTCCGTGGACACGTCGGCGGTGCCGCCGAGGGCGTAGAACAGGGTGAACATGACGGCGGCGCCGGGGACGGAGAGCAGGGCTCCGGCGAAGGCGGCGACGGTCACCGAGCGGCGGGTGTCGGGCAGCAGCTTCAGGAGCCCGCGGAAGACGGCGTAGGCGACGACGACGGTCACGACGCCCATGTTCGTGATGTTGACGCCGAGGGCGGTCAGGCCGCCGTCGGCGAAGAGGACGCCCTGCATGAGGAGGACCACGGACACGCACAGCACGCCGGTGCAGGGGCCGACGAGTATCGCGGCGAGCGCGCCTCCCAGGAGGTGGCCGCTGGTGCCGCCGGCGACGGGGAAGTTCAGCATCTGGACGGCGAAGATGAAGGCGGCGACGAGGCCGGCGAGCGGGGCGGTGCGGTCGTCGAGTTCGCGGCGGGCGCCGCGGAGGCTGACCGCCACGGCTCCGGCGGCGACGACACCTGCGGCCACGGAGACGGGGGCATCGATGAAGCCGTCGGGCACATGCATGGTTTTGCTCCGCTTCCTGCGGTCCGGCGGTCCCTGAAGCGATCTTGAACCGAGAAAATCTTTAACCGTTCAAGAATAGTGCCCAATTGCGAACCGTTGGCAACAGCGGCTCCGGCACAAATAGGTTCGTGCGGATTCGTGGGAATGTGCAAGGCTGGGGGGAAATACGGACGCATATGTTCCGATTCGAGGAGTCTTGTCGATGTCAGCGACCGCCGAGAATCCGCCCGCGACCGAGCCCTACGTGGAGGAGCGGGTGCGGGCCCGCGTGATCACCGACGACCCGCTCTACCGGGCCATCCCGGTGGCGCTGCGCTTCGTCCCCGCCGAACCCCTGGCCGTGCGGATCGTCTTCCCCGCCGATCTCTCCCCCGAGGGCACCGACAACGAGTGGGTCTTCCCCCGCGCCCTCCTGGAGGCCGGCCTGCAGGCCCCGACCGGGACCGGCGACGTACGCGTCTGGCCCTGCGGGCGGGTCCAGGCCGTGGTCGAGTTCCACTCCCCCGAGGGCGTCGCGGTGGTCCAGTTCGACATCGCCGCGCTGCGCCGCTTCCTGCGCCGTACGAACGCACCCGTGCCCGCGGTTCCGTCCGCCGCCACGGCCTCGGCCACCCGTTAGGCCCAACCCGCCCGAACGGGACCGGCCCCGCACCTCTCGGGTGCGGGGCCGGTGCCGTGTGTGCGGTGCGGCGGGTCAGACCTTGACCAGCTCGCGGTCCTTGTCCGAACCGTCGGAGCCGTCGGAGCCGTCGGAGGACTCGCCGAGGTGCTTGCGCAGGCTCTCGCCCTCCACGTCCACGTTCGGCAGGATCCGGTCGAGCCACTTCGGCAGCCACCAGGCCTTGTGGCCGAGCAGCGCCAGGACGGCCGGGACGATGGCCATCCGGACGACGAACGCGTCGAAGAAGACCGCGACGGCCAGACCGAAGCCGATCATCTTGATCATCTGCTCGCTGGCTCCGATGAAGCCCGAGAACACCGCGATCATGATGACGGCCGCGGCCACGACCACCCGGGCGCTGTACTGGAACCCGGTCACGACGGCCTGGCCCGGCCGCTCTCCGTGGACGTACGCCTCACGCATGCGGGTGACCAGGAAGACCTCGTAGTCCATGGCCAGACCGAAGACGACGCCCACCATGAAGATCGGCATCATCGACATGATCGGACCGGTCTGCTCCACCCCGAAGAGCGAGCCGAGCCAGCCCCACTGGAAGACCGCGACGACGGCGCCGAGGGCAGCGACCACCGAGAGCAGGAAGCCGAGGGCCGCCTTGAGCGGAACCAGGATCGAGCGGAAGACGAGCATCAGCAGCAGGAAGGCGAGGCCGACGACGAGTGCCAGGTAGGGCACCAGCGCGTCGTTCATCTTCTGCGAGAAGTCGATGTTCATCGCGGTCGCACCGGTGACGAGCACGTCGTCGCCGCTGCCCGCACGGATCTCGTGGACCAGGTTCTCGGTCTGTGCGGAGGACGGGCGGTCCTTCGGGATGACCGTGATGATCGCGGCGTCCCCGGCCTTGTTGAGCTGCGGCGGGGTCACCGCGACCACGCCGTCCAGGCCCTTGACCCGGTCGACCGTCTTGTCGGCGAGCGCCTTGTCCCCGTCCACGACCACCATCAGCGGGCCGTTGAAGCCGGGGCCGAAGCCCTCGGAGAGCAGGTCGTACGCCTGGCGCTGCGAGGTGGACACCGGCTGCGATCCGTCGTCCGGCAGGCCCATCTCCAGCTTGCTCGCCGGGATCGCGATGATGCCGAGGCCGATCACACCCGCGAGCAGCACCATGACGGGGCGGCGCAGGATGAAGCGGGCCCAGCGGGTGCCGCCGTTGGGCTTGGCCTCGGCGGAAGCCGGCTTGCCCTTGCCGAACAGCTTGCTCTTCGTACCGGCGGGCAGGACCTTCTTGCCCGCGAACCCGAGGATGGCCGGGACCAGCGTCAGGGCGACGAGGACGGCGATGACCACGGTGCCGGCGGCGGCGAAGCCCATCTTGGTCAGCATCGGAATGTTGACGACGGCCAGGCCCACGAGGGCGATGACCACGGTCAGACCGGCGAAGACGACGGCGGAGCCGGCGGTTCCGGCGGCGCGGCCGGCGGCCTCCTCGCGCTCGCGGCCCTCGGCGAGCTCCGCGCGGTAGCGGGAGACGATGAAGAGGGCGTAGTCGATGCCGACCGCGAGGCCGATCATCATCGCGAGGGTGGAGGTGGTGGAGCCGAGGTCCAGCACGTTGGCGAGCGCGGTGACGGAGGAGACGCCGATGCCCACGCCGATCAGCGCGGTCAGCAGCGGCAGTCCGGCCGCGATCAGCGAGCCGAAGGTGATGACGAGGACGATCGCGGCGATGACGACGCCGATGATCTCGCCGGAGCCCGTCTTCGGGGCCGCCATCAGGGCGTCTCCGCCGATCTGGACGTTCAGCCCGGCGGCCTTGGCCTCCGTACCGGCGCCCTTGAGGGCCTCGCGGGTCGGGTCGGTCAGCTCCATACCGCTGACCTTGTACTTGACGCTGATGTAGGCGGTGGAGCCGTCCTGGCTCACGGCCTTCGCCTCGTACGGGTCGGCGACCGAGGAGACCTGGTCCTTGCCTGCGCCGTCCTTCAGGTCGGTGACGATCTTCTCGACCTGGGCCTTGGCGGCCGGGGAGTCGACCTTCTCGCCCGCCGGGGCCTTGATGACGATGCGGGCGGTGGCGCCGTCGGCGGCCATCCCCGGGAAGCGCTGGTCCAGCAGGTCGAAGGCCTTCTGGGCCTCCGTGCCGGGTATCGAGAACGAGCCTGAGGTGGGTGCGGAAGCCGTAGCCGCGCCGAAGATGGCGGCGAACAGCAGCGCCACCCAGACGAGTGCGACGAATCGGCGGCGCCGGAAGGCACCCCTGCCGAGTCGGTAGAGGAAGGTGGCCACGTCGGTGGTTCTCCCGTTCGGGTCGTGGGATGGATCAGGGCATGGAATGCCGTTCCGACGACGAGAGCGGCGTGTCAGAGGCAGCAGGAATCGAGCGCGGGGACAGCTCGGCCGGACGGTGTGGGGGGGACCGGACGGTGGGGGATCAGACGCCGAGGGCGGGGAAGACCACGGCGTCGATGAAGTCACCGAGGAAACGCCGGTCGACGGACCGGTCCTCGATGAGCGGGAGCGCGATGAACGCCCCGATGAGCATGTGCGGGACGAAGGCCAGGGCCGGACAGCCCGCGGCGATCTCGCCCCGGTCCACCGCCCGCTGGAGCATCGCCTGCAGACCCGTGATCTCCGGGTCGACCAGCAGTTCCCGCAGCGCCTTGTGGAGCTCCGGGCTCTCGTGGACCGCATGGGTCAGACCCCGCATCAGCGCGGTGTCCTTCGCCATCTGGGCGTCGTCGGAGTTCTCGACCATGACGGCGAAGTCCCCGCGGATGCTGCCCGTGTCGATCTCCCGGAGGGAGACCGGCTGGGTGCAGCGCAGGGCCCGGGCGACCAGCTCGGGCTTGCTCCCCCACTGGCGGTAGAGGGTGGCCTTGCTGGACTTCGTACGGGCGGCGACCGCGTCCATGGTCAGCGCCTCGTAGCCGACCTCGCGCAGGAGGTCGAGGACCGCCCCGTGGAGTTCGGCTTCCCGCTCGGGGGTGATCCGGCTGCGGCGCGACATGACCTCTTCGACCATCTCGGCGTCTCCTCCCGACCTTGCCCATCCGAACGAAACCGTTTCGTACTCGTAGGACGATACTCCCCGGAGCCAACGAAACGAAACCGTTCCGTTTCGTTTCGGCAGTGGTGTCGGTCACTCCGTAGGGGCGTCGCGACACGCGCATGGATCACCTGTACGAGTTGCCAGCCCCCCTCCCCGCGGAAAGCATTGGGGGGTGAGTCACGACGCGGCGTACCTCCGGTTCCCCCACCTCCACGACGACCTGCTCTGCTTCGCCACCGAGGACGACCTCTGGGTGGCCCCCCTGGTGCCGCCCGGAGAACCCGCGGGCCGGGCCTGGCGGATCACCGTCGACCGGACCCGGGTGGGCCACCCCCGGTTCTCCCCCGACGGCAAGCACATCGCCTTCACCACCTGGCGCAGCCTGGACCCCGAGATCCACCTCGCCCCCGTCGAGGGCGGCCCGGCCCGACGGCTCAGCTACTGGGGCTCCACCGACACCCGGGTCTGCGGCTGGACCCCGCCCGACAAGGACGGCCGCAGCGACATCCTGGCCGTCTCCTCCCACGCCCAGCCCTTCTCCTACTACTCCTGGGCCTACAGCCTGCCCACCGACGGCAGCCCCGGCGGCCGGCTCCCCTGGGGGCCCGTCTCCGACATCGCGGTCCATGACGAAGACGGCGGCGAGCGGCGCACCCTGCTGCTGACCGGCAAGCCCCCGCACGAGCCGGCCGCCTGGAAGCGCTACCGCGGCGGTGCCACCGGACGGCTGTGGCTGCACGGCGAGCGGCTGCTGGAGGGCATCGAGGGACACCTGGACGCCCCGATGTTCGTGGCCGGCCGGATCGCCTTCCTCTCCGACCACGAGGGCATCGGCAACCTCTACTCCTGCCTGCCCGACGGCACCGACCTGCGCCGGCACAGCGACCACGAGCAGTTCTACGCACGGCACGCCTCCAGCGACGGCTCCCGGATCGTCTACCAGTGCGCCGGCGACCTGTGGATCGTCGAATCCCTGGCCCCGGACGCCTCCCCGC contains these protein-coding regions:
- a CDS encoding serine hydrolase domain-containing protein, with translation MDIQGVVAEGFEPVRDAFVRNFQVLGDRGAAVSVYRDGRKVVDLWGGTKDANGTEPWAEDTVQIVRSATKGVAAAVPLLLQQRGLLDLDAPVGSYWPEFKAGGKERTRVRDLLAHRAGVPALDRGLTVAEAADGVSGPRAVAAQHAFWEPGTEHGYHAQTFSWLLNELVLRATGRSLAGILAEEIAEPLGLDFWIGLPEAEAHRVGRVAPVDPPEGAGTFKTRPRRNVSEAYADPDSLTRRAFAAIHPLPDENDPAYRAAELPASAGIGTARALARFYAATIGVVEDGARIFTPATTALAGKEFSSGPDRVLVVNTRFGPGYMLHGPASPLLSPTSFGHPGRGGSLAFADPESGIGFGYVTNAHAKSVTADPRAQALVRALRSAL
- the cbiQ gene encoding cobalt ECF transporter T component CbiQ, with amino-acid sequence MGAGHAHRLYRHGHSPVHDLPPHCKLAATFAFVVVVVSTPREAVWAFGLYAVLIAAVAAVARIPAAFLLRRLLIEVPFVAFAVLMPFVAQGERVEVLGMSLSVSGLWGAWNVLAKGTLGVAASVLLASTTELRALLLGLQRLKLPPLLVQIASFMIRYGDVITDELRRMSIARRSRGFEASGIRHWGVLAKTAGALFIRSYERGERVYLAMVSRGYAGSMPVIDEAAATRAQWAYAAVLPVTALAVCLMGWTL
- a CDS encoding penicillin-binding transpeptidase domain-containing protein, which produces MNGAAKGAIVGGVFLAMVGGAGYGMYTLVGGDGGDDAKSTSTTGAPVPGKGTGPVTDKEAAQTAGAFFAAWSAGDARAGADLTNNPAAAQSALGDFRTAAYVSKVAITPGAQTGTTIAYSVAAEVTYEGITKPLAYESKLTVVRGNTSGKPLVDWQPSVLHPQLQKDERLRAGTPASPPVQAVDRNGKELTAEKHPSLRKVLDDLRQKYGAKLGGTGGAELWIQPAAADAPRRSLLTLAEGTPGRIETVLDADVQAAAEKAVLKFPQASVVAVQPSTGNILAIADHRSDGFSASISGGRAPGSTMKIVTAAMLLDRGLVSADKVAECPAEVSWEGRTFKNLGGFKLDNETFATSFAQSCNTAFIKQIKPVNDIGALPKEAREVFGIGVEWKVGVATVDGKVPDATGPAAAAAYIGQGQIQMNPLTMASITATARTGVFRQPVVVKASMDDRELARASRPMKPSVTAQLVRMMKLTATSGTARGAMSAVGGSDKGAKTGSAEVDGAQNPDSWFTGFSGDVAAAAMVEGGGHGGDAAGPIVATVLNAG
- a CDS encoding energy-coupling factor ABC transporter permease, with product MHVPDGFIDAPVSVAAGVVAAGAVAVSLRGARRELDDRTAPLAGLVAAFIFAVQMLNFPVAGGTSGHLLGGALAAILVGPCTGVLCVSVVLLMQGVLFADGGLTALGVNITNMGVVTVVVAYAVFRGLLKLLPDTRRSVTVAAFAGALLSVPGAAVMFTLFYALGGTADVSTDKVFGAMVGVHVLIGIGEAVITAATVGAVIAVRPDLVHGARGLSAPLKLRIGGELVDAPAAAAPAAPVGLAARSTKPVWITGLVTALVLAGFVSFYASSSPDGLEKVAADKGIDQNVTEHASADSPLADYSVKDVSDARLSGGLAGVIGVGATVLVGTGIFWTVRRRRGADLTAASTAAPVA
- a CDS encoding YbaK/EbsC family protein, producing the protein MTTTMHPRFAEALAELGLEPDVRTFPDGTRTAADAAAAIGCELSQIVKSLIFAADGVPVLVLMDGASRVDVEAVRKELGATAVTRADAALVRETTGYAIGGVPPFGHRTRTRVLADRALLAHQEVWAAAGTPHTVFPMAPRELIAHAGAVVADVRER
- a CDS encoding energy-coupling factor ABC transporter ATP-binding protein; translated protein: MDPVNAPSLEVSGLAYAYPDGHQALFGVDLTVGRGERVALLGPNGAGKTTLVLHLNGILTGGVGTVSVAGLPVEKRNLAEIRRRVGIVFQDPDDQLFMPTVREDVAFGPASAGMRGAELQERVREALDLVGMTDFADRPPHHLSFGQRRRVAVATVLAMRPEILVLDEPSSNLDPASRRELADILRSLDVTVLMVTHDLPYALELCPRAVVLSDGTLVADGRTQDLLCDEELMRAHRLELPFGFDPRSVSVN
- a CDS encoding TetR/AcrR family transcriptional regulator, producing MVEEVMSRRSRITPEREAELHGAVLDLLREVGYEALTMDAVAARTKSSKATLYRQWGSKPELVARALRCTQPVSLREIDTGSIRGDFAVMVENSDDAQMAKDTALMRGLTHAVHESPELHKALRELLVDPEITGLQAMLQRAVDRGEIAAGCPALAFVPHMLIGAFIALPLIEDRSVDRRFLGDFIDAVVFPALGV
- a CDS encoding SsgA family sporulation/cell division regulator, which gives rise to MSATAENPPATEPYVEERVRARVITDDPLYRAIPVALRFVPAEPLAVRIVFPADLSPEGTDNEWVFPRALLEAGLQAPTGTGDVRVWPCGRVQAVVEFHSPEGVAVVQFDIAALRRFLRRTNAPVPAVPSAATASATR
- a CDS encoding MMPL family transporter translates to MATFLYRLGRGAFRRRRFVALVWVALLFAAIFGAATASAPTSGSFSIPGTEAQKAFDLLDQRFPGMAADGATARIVIKAPAGEKVDSPAAKAQVEKIVTDLKDGAGKDQVSSVADPYEAKAVSQDGSTAYISVKYKVSGMELTDPTREALKGAGTEAKAAGLNVQIGGDALMAAPKTGSGEIIGVVIAAIVLVITFGSLIAAGLPLLTALIGVGIGVSSVTALANVLDLGSTTSTLAMMIGLAVGIDYALFIVSRYRAELAEGREREEAAGRAAGTAGSAVVFAGLTVVIALVGLAVVNIPMLTKMGFAAAGTVVIAVLVALTLVPAILGFAGKKVLPAGTKSKLFGKGKPASAEAKPNGGTRWARFILRRPVMVLLAGVIGLGIIAIPASKLEMGLPDDGSQPVSTSQRQAYDLLSEGFGPGFNGPLMVVVDGDKALADKTVDRVKGLDGVVAVTPPQLNKAGDAAIITVIPKDRPSSAQTENLVHEIRAGSGDDVLVTGATAMNIDFSQKMNDALVPYLALVVGLAFLLLMLVFRSILVPLKAALGFLLSVVAALGAVVAVFQWGWLGSLFGVEQTGPIMSMMPIFMVGVVFGLAMDYEVFLVTRMREAYVHGERPGQAVVTGFQYSARVVVAAAVIMIAVFSGFIGASEQMIKMIGFGLAVAVFFDAFVVRMAIVPAVLALLGHKAWWLPKWLDRILPNVDVEGESLRKHLGESSDGSDGSDGSDKDRELVKV